Genomic DNA from Calonectris borealis chromosome 4, bCalBor7.hap1.2, whole genome shotgun sequence:
AGCCTGTTACCTTTGTCTGTCTCACCAAACTATCGCACCAGCAAAAGTGAATAAGAACAGTAATTGGTTTAAAGGCTGAATAATTGTGTCTGAATGGCAACAAGTGACACTATCTTTATAACAAAAACAATTGCCCTGTTCTCACGGAAATACAGATTTCATTGCAAATATGTTCACTTTAAAGCAGACACACTGCAATAAAATTACAGGGCTCTGCAGCATTCATCTCAGATCTTCACAGCCACCCACCCAATTACAGGCTGTGTCTTGCCAGCCAGAAGATTGTTGCTtggtttctgtaatatttttgcaGCCTTGCTTTCCTCTACATAACTTTAGAGGTAGACTGCGCTTACTCCTTTCCTTTCACCAGGTTTttcctgctgtaaaaaaaaaaaaaaattggctggtATGGAAAGTCTTTTGCATGGCTCTAAATGTGATATTTTTTTTACGTAGAATATACTCGGAATAGTTGTTTCTAATACCTTAATAGCTCTGGTTTATGTCATTAATTAAATGAAAGGTTAATCTTTAAATCACCAGCATTTCCTAAATTCCTAATCAACTTCATGCTTGGAAAGGAACCCGTATAAATGCTCAATTTGTTAATATTAGACTGGGTTGAGCAGGTCAAGGAAAAGTATAACCTTGATGCATAATGATAAATTGAACACAGCAAAAATAGCTCAGATCTGTTTGTCGTAATAGCCGTGAATACGAAAGCTGAATATGAGGGAGAATGAGTGTGGATATAATTAGCAGGAGAATCTGCTATAGCTCAAGATCACTCAACTCTCTAGATCTAGATGAGGGTTTCTTaagggatgggggggagggaagagataTTTTGGGTAGAAAAGTCTGATTTTCTAGAAAGTCTGTGGTGAACTGTGACTAGGAGAGCTAAGAAGTCCAGCCAAAAAAAATTAGTGGAAGAGGCACAGTGCTGGAGTTCAGCGAACAAAATGATGGATGAGGGGGACATTGTGCTGCCAGGGAAcagggaggtggcagaggaaATGACGGGGTTgcctgcgtgtgtgtgtttgggcaaGCGTGTCCGTCTGCGCCTCTGTAAATGAGAGAGTGTGTGTGACTGCGAGTTTGAAAAgccagggagagagggagggacagagagagatgcTGGGTATCTTTCTTAAATCTCTGTTGTTGTCCTTGCCACAGTCTTAACGTGGGAGGTGAAGGCACTGAAAAATCTCCTTCTCCTCGTGTGCACAGTGGTCCCCTTGCCTTCTCACCCGTTCTCGTCTTCCCTTTCGTCCTGTCCCTTcgccctttccttttctctttcttgctcaATGGAGCTATTTAGTGTTGTACCCTCCTTGCCAGAAGCTGTTTCATCCCTGCTTGCtcagtttttaaaactgctttctcCACCCACCTTCAGTCTTGGTTTTTCATCTGTGCTAGTCCTTTAGATTTaccatctttaaaaaagaaaaggcaaagggagccagcaacaacctGATTTAGTTGTCGTTACTCCAGtcttttctctcatcttttgtctcttcttcatttcttttcttattattactgttattattattagagCACTAGAAATAAGCTTCCGTATTAAATACTCCTCCTCATTTGCCATTCTGGATACCACTGGAGAagctggggggaaggggagggctatTCAGAGTGTCCTTTTGCTATTACTGCAGAATGAGACACATACAAGAAACAAATTTAGTCCATCGCAAAAGCAAACGAGGGGCTTTTTATCAGAACCAAAGCAAACTGATCAAATAGGCTCATTTCAAGTGCCCCTCAATGCCTTAGCCATAAAAACATACAGAATATATTAAAGCATACAAAAATATCCTTAGGTGTCATTAATGATCTTTCTCTGGCACACGTATGCAAGGCAGTGGGACTGCATCTTCAGACTGGTACAGAGCATCTAGGTACAGTGCACGTGGAGGAACACATCATCCCCTTGGTCTAACCCCTGCAGTACTCAAACAACGTGGTAAAGGAGGGAATTTGCAGCTTTAACAcagaatttctttgtattttatatattcagGCCAGAAACAGAATGTGGTACATTAGCATTGATTCTGTGGTTtcatatcactttttttttttttttttaagtagtacagaaaggaaggaaaaaagacagaaaggaaaataaatcatctCTTATATACATTCAAAGCATACACGGCAACAGTTCCTTCATCACTGGGTGCACTGTGAGTGTGTATTGATGTTAGCAGCAAGAGATTGCATATTAGAGATCTATAACACTGGTAGTGTTAACCAACCTCAAAAAAGGTAGTTCTTTTGCTTGCCTTTCACCCTGTCTTGTATGTTAAAAGacacttaaataaaaagaaaataattttaattacctGGTTATAAAAGGGAGATTAGTCCTATTAAGTAGAACATTAAAAggggaatatttaaaatattttcattccttcGATATTCCCCAAGCATCTCCTGAATAACAAACTGTCACAACTAACCCCAAaagcatcatcttttttttttttccttcctttttttgttggaGCATTTCACAAGCCAGAATAAGGGCATCAAAAGAGAGAGAATGACAAGAAAGAGTTAGGGAAAATTTGTCCCTGCAGTTGCTATAAATGCAGTACAAATGTAACAACTCTCATATATACCAATGCAAGCAGCCTGGAGCAGGATGAGTAACTGGGTTTGCAATAGGTGGATTGAAACGAAATACTTGCTCCTTTATTTCTTTACAATccatatttttttcatgtaaacttTCAGATGAGATGTGGGCACCCTGTGGAGTACCTTCATGCCATGTAATAGCAGTGACACTCCTCTTTCCACCAGTAGATATTCAGAGGGTATCCAGATCTCCAGATATCCTCTGGAGATCATTAGGAAGTTGTTTCTAGAAGATATTACCCTTAGAAAAGATTTCTGCATGAAGATTTTGAAATATATCATTTTCTCAAGTTTAATAAGTGCTGTGCTCTATATGGAGGATCCATCCATCATCCTGCTAAGGGTGGCAAGTCATTGGTGGTCATTACCTCTCTTCGGAAGAAATGGCAACAGGCAATACGGAAATCAGCTTTCACTTAGGAAATCACTgcacctttaaagaaaaatgttctgttcaGTTTACTTGAGCTGTCAATGCAAGATGCATGAAGCACAGAGGTGAATAAATTCCAAAGGCGGAATTGCTCACGCCTTTGCAAACGTAGCTTGAGGTTGCTAACACCAATAAACAGCAGGAATAATTCCAGAGGGGTGCAATCACttgtgtgtttaaaatacagCCCACAAATATgctaaaaatacatagaaatacaACCATGGGATGATTGTTTGTCGGTATCAGTCTTGCATCAGATTTACAGGGGCAAAACCATGACTGAACTAATACGTTTCCTTATAGCAACAGAGGGTCACTATAGAAATAAAGctaattcatatttttttttttttttaccatatgcAGACAATATTTTAACAATCTTGGTTGGTTTTGGAAGCTTCCTGGCAACTAGCTGTAATCAGTCCTTCTGGCTGCAGTGCTGCATGTTGACTTGAGGAACATATAACATAGTCCAAAGTTAGAGAGCCAATTTTTCACAGTTAAATTCCCTATTGATTTCAGAGAAGGGTTTAATGGGGAAAATACATATAGTTTGGCCCTCGGTTAGCATGgcataaattattttctcttaaaatatgaGCAGGCACCCAAAGAGACAAGGAGCTCCTTACCTACTCTCTGCCCTCACTCTTAGGTTCATACATGGACACTCAACCCCTCAGGTCACTTGGGAGTTTCAGGATGGGTCAAGCCCTTGTGGGTTTGAGGCATAGAAacagaaatgtgcatttgtttAAAGAGAGAAAAGCTTAGTTTTAACAGTGCTAGCTTGTTCCAAAGCTGTGGGTGAATTTTCAATGGctttaataaaaaagcagttgattttcattacatttcttaTGAAAAAAGTCCTCTCCCAATAGATAGTCTCATTGCTTTCACAGATGACATTATAGTCTCACTAAATAAAAATTTTGGTTCAGAGGCTATCAtcatatttaatattaaacaggTTGAGATTACCAAATAGAGGAAAATAAGTTCTGACTCCTTAAAAATAGtgtcagtcagaaaaaaatataaaattcacTCCTTAAATTTAATGGTTAAAACCTGctgggcaggaaaaaaatggtttattctGTGCCTATTCTCTGCTTTATAAGGCTGATGTAGCCTTTTAAGAGTAGGTGGCACTTCGAtgctataaaaaagaaaaaacctgtgtTAAATTAAAGTATATGTTAGACTTCTGAATTTTTCCTCTATTGATGGTAACCTAAGGATAGAGAAATATGTACAAAGCATAGAAATGTTACCCAATTCATTATCCGTAACTTTTTATTAGCATGTAATGCTGTATGAAGAAAATTTCAAGGTGCTCTGCCTGATGTTGTAAAACTGCCTCATCTTCATTAGTGTGAGAGGAGTTGTTGAAAAGATCATTCAGTAGGTTGTTCACATACTGGAAtgaaaaatccaaaatacaaGGAAAGGAAGCCTTTATTTAAGGGCAGTCAAATAAAACAGCTGTGTGATTCTACATTATTAAATCACTGCTTATATCCATCAATTCCATTTATCAGTCATTAGTAAGGAGGATTCGGATACTTTCAGCCTCTGCAGAGATTTGAGAGTTGTTTTGTTAGTGAAGGCTAGTGGTGAAAGTGGGGGACACGAGATAGGCTTTGCTAGCAGTTTACTATAGGACCCAGAAGCATGCTCTAATTACTCTCTGTCTTACTCTGTCGGTGTTACAGCCGAGGTTTTACTCTTGAAGCACACACAGGTTTCACCACGGAGAACCAAATAGCTTTTGGTCTTCTCCATTCACCGTGGCACCACAATGCACAAAGCAAGGATTTCTTTGCTCTTAGCATATCTCAAAACAAGCGTAAAAGTGGGAAACGCTAGTAAAAGCCcttaaatttagatttttttgtcttttttgtttgaaataaaatgatgacGGGCACTTTTTTTGGCAGTGTttcagttgtttgggttttgttttttgttggttttttttctttttctttttagtgagaCTTTGCAATATGATCAGTTTTGATACAAAATACTTTCAGGGGTTATGATGCTGTTTTTATGGATCTTACAGCAACTAACAAGTGAGCTTGTACTTAAAAATCCTCAGAAATCCTGTCCCAGGGACACGGTCAAAACTTTAGCCTTTCTGAGGTGCACTGGCTCCTTGTTGTGCTGACATCCAGTTACAGGTAGCacattaacaaaaatataattcCAGTGTCATGCTTCGTATCTTCAGTAACATGATGTAAGTGAATGTGTACTAATTACAATGTGAAGCCATCTGGTTAATTTTAAGCTTGCTATTTTACGTGGCTTCTTTGCTCCTAGACTTGCATTTCAACACTCAgtatgaagagaaaaagaggttAAACTGTTGCATTTCGTATACAGGGAACAATTCATGTAATATACACCAGTCTGTAAAAACtgtaaatgctatttttttttattttaaacagttttcttaGTTTACAAAAGATCAATAATTGGTACCTTTTTACACTCTCAGATTCCTGAATATTGACAGATCTTCAAAGGGAGTATTAGCATATGAAATCTTAAGATTGACTGTCCTGAAGATTTTTAAGACACGATAAAGCTAAAATATCAAGTCTTTTAGACAGCCCCTCTCCACAATTTCGGCAGAGGAGCGCGTCAGAAATCACCAGCAAAGCacagcaaccccccccccccgtgccacTGTCTGCCTGCACGCTGTTATTTGGTTGCACACTGTTTAAATCCCCAAGGAAAATCACACCTCGCATTCCCTCGCTGGCTGCTGGTGACAGGAACAAGATCCGTACTCATTAATGATCACCAGGGCTCCCTCAATGTGGTTGGGTTTGTAATCAACGTAATACTCCTGGGCTGACATGGCAGCCATTTGATGCATGGTCtgtttttgcttctgctttctgcgCTGTGTTACAAAGCACTGTCTTAGTTGCCTTAAGCTGGCTGGAAAGCACTTCCAGGAGACGTACAACACTAAAACCAcgatgaggaaggaaaaaatcagTGCCATGGTCCCCGTCACCACCTTGTGAATCTGAACGGCGTTCTCCGAGTTCTCGCCGGGCATGGTCATGGTTATGGCGTAGGTCGTTCGGTCCCCGTCGCTGTCCTGCACGTCGTACGTGGCGGTGGCAGAGCCGTAGCTGAACGTTTGGTCGCTGTTGTTGGTTACCGGCGAGAGGGTGTTAACACTCGTTGGGTCCGCCGCGTCTTCACACAAGTGAAAAGCGTAGACGGCGTCCAAAACATCCTCGCCCTGTGCGTACTCAGGGGTGGCACAGAGCAGATTGCTGTCGTAGCGACCCTTGAAGTTGCTCAGCCAGGAGGCCAGGGCGCAAACGTTACGGCTGCAATCCCAGGCGTTCGCAGAAAGGCTGATGCTAGTGAGGGACTTCCAGGAGTCGAGGACTCGGGAGTCGATGTAGGTCAGCCGGTTGGAGTCCAGCTGCAGGGATTTGAGGTGAGGTACACTCTCGAAAACGTGAGGTTCGATGTATTCGATTTCGTTGCCGGAGAGATCCATTTTTTCCAGTTGCCATATCCAGTCCAAAGTGTTTACTACGATGGTAACTTTATTCCTTCGCAAGCAGAGAGAGTGCAGGGAGATGAGCCTGGGAAAATGGGCTAAATTCACCTTCACCAAGTCATTGTGCTCGAGGTGCAGCTCAGTGAGTTTGAACAAGCCTGCAAAAGAGTTTCGAGCCAGGCTCTTTAACTGATTGTATCCTATGTCTAGAAACTTCAGGCTGCGACAGTCCTGAAAAATTCTCACTGGCACGAACTTGATGGCGTTCGACCGCATGTGCAAAGTTGTTAGTTTTCTCAGCCCGTGAAACAGGTCAGGCTCCAAAGACTGTAGGTTGTTGTATGATAAATCCACACTGCGCAAGTTTGGCATGGGTCGGAAAGTGGTGTTGGGCAGTTGGGTTATTTTGTTGGAACTCAGGGTGAGCTCTTTAACTCGCCGCAATTTTTGAAAGGCATTCCCCTCCACTGAGCAAATGTGATTGTGATCCAGATAGAGCCACGTGAGCTGCATTAACCCTGTGAACTGTCCATCATGCAGCTCTGAAAGGCTGTTGTACCGCAGAGACAAGCCCATCATGCCCGACAGGTTGCGAGGCATCTCTGTAAGATTCAGTGATTCACAGTACAAAAGCCTGCCCTCACACCGACATAGCTGTGGACACCCACTATTCACGGCTGGAAGCATTTTAGAAAAGATACCCAGCGTACACAATATCAACCCCGGGGGCTTCCTCAGCAGCCAGTTTAAACAGAGACCAATAAGAAGGAAATCCATTAGCAAGAATATTTCCAAATATGCTTGAGAATGTCCATTGAATCGTTTCAAATTCTACATCATAttttattaaagggaaaaaaaaaaccaaaaaaccaaaacaaagccagaaaaccaaagcaaaacagcaaacagaacaaacacagaggcaaatatttcactttacagcatgcagGAGCTGTGCAGCATTAAAGTTCACAGACATTCAAAGGTAAAATGATAGTGATTTTGTTCATGTTAAATGctgcagcaatgaaaaaaaaaaaaaatctttcttcatgaaagaatttaattaaaaagtgtcTTACCCACCCTTTTCCAGAGAGTGACAACCTCCATTCAGTTGCTTCCTTTGTGTTTGGACTAATTATATGCAGAGCTAAAAAAGACCCCTCTGTGCTACAAATTCAGTCCCTTTCAATTTTGTGCAAGGCTGGCAAGCTCACAATGTCTCACTTCGCTTCTGCTCAAAGAGCGAAAGGCTTGTCCAGCTAGCTTTTTAGCTGACTCCTAGGACCTGCAAGTTTCAGAACTATGTACATGAGCTTgatcttctccttctccctctgtcctTTTCTCTGCAGTTAACACTGTGGCGTGAAAAAAACTCCAAACTCTTTACTAACGACTCCACAGGATTTGTCAATCTGTTTAATGTCCATCATTTGCAACGACCATTGACCGGCACAACCTTTACTCCATAGAGAGATTACCATTCATTCACTGACCGGCTAAGGGTAGCTTTATTTCCCATTCTTTGTTCGCTTTGCTTGTTAGGTGATGCTtagagcagagagagacagcaagAATCCCTTCCCTTCAGCTGAGCAGTATGTTGCTAGAGCATGCAGAGGCACCTAGTGTTCACTGAGTGTCGTAAGCTGCTCATGATTGTACGCCTGCACTGTGCATCTCAGACATGGGCAGATTGAAAAGGGGTGGGCATAAAACCAACATTTGAGCGAACCAGGAAAGTAATATATGCTCTTTgctgaaatggaaaatactttaaGCCTATCTCGCCATTGCTCaaacacgcacgcacacacagcCGCGCAAATCATCAACGGCGAGGCAGTGCTAAGGAGGAAGCTTGAGAAttagggttcttttttttttttttttgcttttgtttaaagtcTGAATTTATAAGCTGTTAGCCGGGAGAGGGAGATACTTGATTTTTTGGTTTGGGAAGGAATATGTAAACCAGTATCTTTGGATTGCTTTTTCTCTCTAATTCTGATGATGAGATTTGCCTTTTGGAGTCTTGGGGTGGGGGAGccagcggggggcggggggggggggggatgtggttTTATTCTGACATTGTCTAAATAGAGCATGATTTAAAATTCTGTGCATTCTTTCTCATAGAAATGCAGCCAGAGCTCTGCAAATAGGAATGTCTGGTTTCATATAAGCTTTAATTACATTTCGTCTTTTCCATCATGcatattttgtgtgtgttcagGATATGCCTTTCctaaaggctgttttttttttttttttgcatgtacgCTACGGCACACAAAACTATAATTCTTGCAGCATAAAGATTACTGTGCTTTTGGAATAAGATCAACTTATATGTTACTCTGACCATGTCGGCAGAATGCAAAGAAGAGGTTTAAAACCCGATTAGTTAACAGGTTCTGCAGATTGTGCTGAGTTTTCTTCCATGTACCAAAAAAATCCTCGCCTGATAATTTGTAGTCCTCATTATCTATGGGAAATGCATCGACAGTGAGCTCTCTCTGTAATTTTTACTGACTGAAAAATATACGATACTTCTGTCAGGAAAACACTGGCCATCTTTTCCTATTATGAAGTAGAGTTTAAAGCCTGTGTGCTGGTGAATGAGATCAGAGCTGACAGCTCACGATTCTGCGTGAATTCTCTATGAAGAAGTTTCACATGGCAATACAAGTATTGCAGAAGATCATGCTAATGTTAAGTCAACATCGGTTGTGAAATGCTGGAGGCAGGGCAAAACGtttacatttgctttctttttcacaaccgtattaatttaaaaaaatcttcgtTTTGAAGTATCTGTTGCAGAGTTACGAAATCCTAGAGCTGTTCATTGTGTTTGCGTGCGGCTGGCTACTGTGAGCGTGTGCTGGTAGAGATCAAGGAATGCAGTAATTTGATGCAGTAAAAGTTGTTTTACAGAAGTCCTGGAAAACTTAAGCTCTCGTGCATCAAGATGTGTGAAAGAGAttcatttcaaatgtatttgccaaaaaaagtcttaaataaattacaaatataaAACGCTTTGACTGCAGTTTCAGAACCTGGGAATCAATGTGCTTTTATGCTCCCAATTCAGtttattcacatttttctgcTATTCACAGCCTTCGCATTTCAGTGGTCTCAAAGCAAAACCGTGATGCTTTAATAGTATATGAACCTCTTATACGTTTTAGCATTGGGGCAGGAAAGCTGAATGTATTCTTCCTCTCCCAAGATCATGCTGTTTTATTCAAAGCAGGCTGTTTATGCAAGTGTCCACTGGTTGCAGTACACCttaattctgtttctcagtaCACAAAAGCAGGAGGCAAAGCAATGACGGAACCAAGAGAAAGAGTATTGAAGCAGGAGAAGAGACTAAAAAAAAACTTGTCCAAGATATATTCTGG
This window encodes:
- the LRRTM1 gene encoding leucine-rich repeat transmembrane neuronal protein 1 produces the protein MDFLLIGLCLNWLLRKPPGLILCTLGIFSKMLPAVNSGCPQLCRCEGRLLYCESLNLTEMPRNLSGMMGLSLRYNSLSELHDGQFTGLMQLTWLYLDHNHICSVEGNAFQKLRRVKELTLSSNKITQLPNTTFRPMPNLRSVDLSYNNLQSLEPDLFHGLRKLTTLHMRSNAIKFVPVRIFQDCRSLKFLDIGYNQLKSLARNSFAGLFKLTELHLEHNDLVKVNLAHFPRLISLHSLCLRRNKVTIVVNTLDWIWQLEKMDLSGNEIEYIEPHVFESVPHLKSLQLDSNRLTYIDSRVLDSWKSLTSISLSANAWDCSRNVCALASWLSNFKGRYDSNLLCATPEYAQGEDVLDAVYAFHLCEDAADPTSVNTLSPVTNNSDQTFSYGSATATYDVQDSDGDRTTYAITMTMPGENSENAVQIHKVVTGTMALIFSFLIVVLVLYVSWKCFPASLRQLRQCFVTQRRKQKQKQTMHQMAAMSAQEYYVDYKPNHIEGALVIINEYGSCSCHQQPARECEV